Proteins co-encoded in one Gossypium arboreum isolate Shixiya-1 chromosome 11, ASM2569848v2, whole genome shotgun sequence genomic window:
- the LOC108472538 gene encoding arabinogalactan protein 13-like, with protein sequence MAPPPITACLNFRFLTFATKFTEILHQQMEALRMRLFLAMMVVLMAMSAVQYVAAADAPAPTPTSDATAFVPTAFASLVALAFGLLF encoded by the coding sequence ATGGCACCCCCACCCATTACTGCTTGTCTCAATTTCAGATTCCTCACTTTTGCAACAAAGTTCACGGAGATACTACACCAACAAATGGAGGCATTGAGGATGAGACTATTTTTGGCCATGATGGTGGTGTTGATGGCCATGTCGGCGGTCCAATATGTTGCGGCAGCTGATGCACCAGCCCCTACTCCTACCTCAGATGCCACCGCATTCGTGCCGACGGCGTTTGCTTCCCTTGTCGCTCTTGCGTTTGGTCTCCTGTTTTAA